From the Cryptococcus depauperatus CBS 7841 chromosome 7, complete sequence genome, the window TTACTattcaaaagttgaaaaaaaaCACAACTTGCGCAACATGGGAGGTTTGACCTACTGTTCATGAGTACCGTCTCTGCAATATCGTCTGCATTATGCCCTGTGACAATATGATCCACTCCCAGTTGAGCTGCTCCTCTATCAAGAGCTTGACGCCTAAAAACACCACAAAAAGTACAGttgttcttcttgcctATCTGTGCTACTATTCGGTCCATCGTCCAGCCGTACAGTTCATTATAAGAAAGAATTTTGAGTGGAAGGCCGTATTCTTTCTGATTCTGTTTGACGGTCTACAAGTCAATTCAATAAGCGTGAAATTAAGTCAGTGATAAAGTCGATATAATCACTTCCAAAGAATCATCTCTATATCCTGCAATGCCCTCATCTATGGACAAAAGGAATAAATCCAGTCCATAGTCATATCGCTTATTCAAAACGGACAAAACATGGGCCAAAACCGTAGAATCTGGTTTGAATGTAAGCAACGATAGCAAAAGTAAGAACTGCAACTGCACCTTTCCCACCACTAGCTCCTATCGcaactctttctcctcttctgaatattccttcatcttcaattATTGTATTATGCACTTCTGTCTCAAATACTTCAAAAAAGCAGTCTTTGCAAACCTGCTGCCCAGTCTTTGGTCGCTTAACTAGAGCTCTTGCAGAATGACAGAGAGAACAGGAAGTGGGAGGCATTGTTTTCAGATTTGAGATAACTTTTATAAACTTTTTTGGGCAATTATAAGAGGTATCTTTCAAAGTATAATatttttgacattttgagtggcaagaaaaagcgATCTGTTAGGCGCGAGACTGGTGAAATTTCAGGTGCCTATTAAAAATTATGACATCACGAATAATCTAGAGACCTCTTCGGTAATAGTAACCCGAATGAATTCACTTTAGTCATTCATTTAgattttcaatttcatctttactCTTGTCTACGAATTTTGGTCGTCCTGCTTCGACCGAAGGGCTGAAATGGTATCTCAAATCGCTCAAGACAACAGCAAACCGCCACCTGCAAGCCTTGAACGGAAAGGTTTGCCGGCAAACGGCATAACATTCAATTTTGCTTGTCATTGTCTCAATATCAAGCTTGACGCTCGAATTGCTGCGTCTGATGAACTTGTCGTCGCCAACAAGGATGCAAATCGGCGTGGTAGGACGATTCAGGCCTATTTGCCCAATGGCTCTGAAGGTGTGGTAAGTCGGGATATCTGTTAACATGTGATTTTGGTTGGCACTGGTGTTTTATCACGTTGaatcttgatcttgaggCGGAAAGCGTTTGTAGCGCTTTAATTGTCTCCATTCTGGTATCTGTGGTGTGGTGTAAATAAATCTGGCTTTAAGTGGCCAATATGAGCCATCAGACCTACGGAAATCACATCCTGTTATATGAACATAGATCTTGACATTCTGGGTAAAAATTTAAGCCAAATAATGGCTTAGGCTGCTATCTCTTAAGACGCTTATAGGAATGAAGCAAAGGCGAGTCGACAAAGGTAGAATCTAGATGGATGTCTCATGTACTGGACTCGGTTTCAAGCGTAACATGAAACCGAATGTAGCTCAATCTGAGCACATCGGAATGGAACTTTTGATCGCTATTGTACTGAGTTCAATCAGTACTGAAATGAAACTTGTCTGGTCATGTTTTATAGCAATCTTTGGGTATTTGGAAAGCTGGGCTAATGAATGACGCAGAAGTTCATCGACTATGTGATCTATGAATCAGAAGTGTTATCAAGTGACAAAGAAATTTCAGAGAGCGCTGtatttgaagaagattctGGAAAAGCATGGAGGAAATGCTGTATTTGCAATACGCGCGTATACCGGTCGAATGATAAACAAGAAAATGACCAGGCCgctgaagaggaatgggTAGATATCGAGCTAGATAATGGGATTATGGTCTGTTTTTGCCTGCCAAAGATGGCCGTCTTCTGACCCATAGTATAGTATGGCGAAGATCTTGATAACTCACTAGGTCAAGACGGTTTGCCCTTTTCTGGCTTACTTTTTTCAATACCAACAACAGAGTCTGCTTTCGGCCGTCCACCGACAAACTCACATTCATCTATTGACCCTAATGCTTATCTATCATCGAATGGTACTCGAGATTCACACTATATTATTCCACCCCATGACCCATTTTTTCTCCCTCCGCCATTCATCCCAGCTCATCCAGTATTAAAAGATCTTTGCGATGGGGCGGAAAGCTATGTGCGGGAACAGCACAAACGGTTAGAAGACCATGTTTGGCATTTTGTTTCCTTCAAGACGCTCGAGTTACGCAAtattgaggaaaaggttAGGAGCGAGATTGAATTTTTGTGGAAAAAGTATCAAGAGGGACCAGGAAGGGAAGACATCATCACACATCAAAGAAGCGCCAGCATATCTCAAACGCGAGAGTCTCGTCGTCTTTCCGAAACGAAAATCCAATCTTCCAAAGAGTCCAAGGCTACAGCTCAAAAATCATTCCAACCTGCTGCTCATACTGAAAACCCTATCCTGCAATCTGCTACTTCTCCTTCCACCTCTGCCGTCCCTAACGGAACTTCTCTTCTAGCTCAATCCTTGTCGCAGAGTACCTTTTATCCACCGCAATCTGGAATGAATGTCGATATTCAAGGTCAATCATTGTCGACCCGAGAGCGCGACGAAATCGATGATACAATTCATGAAGTAGCTAAAATTTATAATACTAAGGACGACTCTCGAGCTGTAGCCATGTCCTATgtgttttcttctcttgcagACAATATAAATCTGAGACCTGCTCGAGACGAGCCACCTCGACCTGAGTCTAATGGCCACAAGAGGGTCTCGTGGATAGACGAAGAAACTGCTAATACTAACACGATCGAGAGAAATCCAGACGGGTTGGGTattgctgaagaagagagggaGGAGAGAACTCCGAGGCCCAAGGAGGTTAAGCATTTGtacgaagaagaaaaacgGCGAGAAAacgatggaaagagagagaaagggaGAGGAAGAGTAACATTTGAGGAACCTAAGAAACCACGTAGAGAAGAATCGTATAACTCTGATCAGATTTCAGAAGAAGGCATGCTGATATTACCTAGAAACTTGAAAGAGTCGCTGACCAATGTTTAGGGTATGTGTTTGACTTTGAACTGGAAGGCCAACTCGAAGCGCCAATTCCTATCGACCCTTACGCCATATCTCACCTCCCGTCCCACCATTCTGAAGAACGTCAAAGAAACCTGTTGGAAGCCAATCTATCTCATACGTTCGCTGCTGatcttccatctcaccGAGCGGCATGGCATCGTATCGAACAAAATGGCTCAATGTACGAAGCATTACGTCGGGAACGCCCAACAAATGCAGTTACGGATGACAATGAAGACGAAAGCAGGATTAGCAAACTCGCTACATCCGTGCCAATTGCAATCAACCCTATACGAATCGGAAGGGCCAACACGCCTGTAGtgtttgaaagaaagacaagctTGGCGGACCGACAAGGTATACTTATGCCACCTTTGAAAGCAGCAATGCGTGAGAAGCATGCTTTGCCGCTTTCTGGATCATTGGGATTCCCCAGCATCCGTGGCCGTTTAGCTACGGAACGCCAATCTCCCCGCTCTGCCTCACGTTCTCGTGAGCGCGAGAGACTCAAGTCGTATACTGCTGATCCTGGACCGATCTTTGAGGCTTTGGGAGATGCCGTGccagatgaggaagaggaaagtgGGACAATGTCTGCCAAGATGTTTATTCCTCCCCATGTTCTGGCACGACGAGAGGAAAGCAGGGCAAATGAGGGCGTACCTGAAGTAGGTTGGAGAAGTATGGCTTCGTGAatgcttttctttgcccGTTATTTAGGAGTTTCAGTCATATTTCAATAACGATTTTGGATGATCTCAAGTTGTATATAGGTTTTGAAAGGACATATTGGACAAACAAGCCGTCATCTTTTGGCTGGCTTGAATGCAATAGTATTCATTCTCCATGTCTAGTGAAAGCGAAGGACTTGCAATCATGATTACAAATTTTTCGCTATAATTATTCGGGAACTTTACATTGTATTTTCTTGACCTGATAACAATCTGTCAGGAAGGAGGTTGGCTGAGAGTAAGAGCGGGTGGAATGTTTCTGACTGAGGGCTGTCGGTGGACAAGTAATTGATGAGAGATTAAGATGGACAAGCAATAATAAAAATTATGTAGATAAATGAAAGCTAATCAATGAGTGATAAATAATCAACAAGAATTACGTAATAAATTTGAAGACAATAATCAATAATACTCAGTCCTTATTCATTACTTATCTGTTAACTCTTTTACGATCAATGGTTAATAATTAAGCTTAAAGAAGCATTTATTATCGCCAATGGCCGTGGTAGACATACCACGTTGTACTGTGCAGCAAAAGCTATAAAAGGCGGCCACAAGATATTCCAATTCCTCCATTCAATTGACACTTCTGTCTACTCAGACAATTACAGCAATTTGATCTTCACCCTGACTGTGGAAAGCATGGCAAAGACAATCCTCATTACTGGTACGACCATGGGATGAGGAGCGCTCTATCAAGTTACTCGTCTATTATTGAGGGATGATGGCATGTTTATTGCTATGTCGTCAAGGGGTGGATGTATTaccaaagaagaattcttctttggacGCGCGGGGTTGTATAAGGCTTCTAAAATGGCGGTCAACTTTCTTGTGAGAAGAGTGTTCTCCGATATCAAAATATTTATTTATCTTTCTACCAGGCTTGAGCCATCcatgttgaagaagcaaagctTAAGGCATTCATTATTGACCCAGGGTGATTAGTTACATAAGGCACTATTGTCTCTATCCACTACATTTGGGACAATTGACTTTGACAAGATCTTGCAGGGATGCGGGCAATGCTGCAGTCAGGGCCATGGGAATGGAAAGCGCTGCAGAGAAGTTGGAGGATGCAATCTGTGAGCGAAATTTACTACATTTTTTGTTAGGTAAACAGTAAGCTGAGGCTAGATACCAGCGCACATTGTAAATGTCATTAATTCAGCAACCAAAGCTGAGACGTCTGGGTATGTATGGAGCGGGTAGGTTATGTAAAGGCTTCTGGCTTTCTTGGCTTGTCATGAGTTGACATACCTTTATTCTAGAGACGGATTCAAAATTGAATTATAGTCTTACAGAATATCCTTGTTCGAATAGAGGTAGCTATGACATACATTTGATAAAGGTGTTTTGGCTTGAAGCTATAGAATGACCATATATATGGCATCAAATAGCCCTTTTAATCAATTTTCGTCACAATCTCGTAATCCCTGTTAATTGTTGGTAAAGCTTTGAATGCATGATGATCATGCTTTTCTACATCTTTATCACCTAGCACCTCAGATCTCATCTCGTTGCCGACGAAATGCTAAGCATCAGCTTTCCCATCAACCTGTATCTCCGCTTCCTCAGCCTCTTCTTGTAAttgcctcttcctctcttcttgttcttccaaAGTCTTTAACGACCATGCAAGCGGCAGTTTTTCAGCGTAAAGTTTTCTAAGttcttcagctttctcAGGAGATTTGAAGTTGATAACAGAGAGGGCAGTGAAAAGCGTGGGGATTGATGGAGCAGATGAAAAGTTAAGCAGGTTTTTTAAAACGTCTACAGCGCCGACCACGTCTTCAGCATCAATCTCCAATCTGCCCTTAGCAGCCGCCAAGATACCCTCGGGCTCGCTACTGTGGGCTTGCATATACTCTTCGTTGAGCGCTTCGGGCGTCTTGCCTGCAGGTACAAAAGTAGGAAGGGATTTTGTTATGACATCAATGACTGGTTGTGGAACATCCGAAAGGGAAGAGGTAATGCGGCTGAAATTAAGTATCTGAACGTGGACGTCTgggtttgaagatgaaatagCGTGAGCATGAAGAAGACATCGAAGAGCGGCAAGATAAAGCTCTACAGCAAGATGAGGACTTATGTctattttgaaaaggacGACAAACATACTCTTTCTCATGTAGATCTCGTAACCCCAAATCCAGGTTTCAACTTCTTCGCTTCTCAAGGTTTCCAAAGTTTTCCAAATTTTAAGCGCATCGTCCAATGGTGTCTCCGTCTTTAATAATTTCAGTCCATTAGGATCATCATCGGGGAGAGgagcttcttccttcttatCACCAGATGCGGCAGCAAcctttttggcttttgcTTCGGCTTTTTGTGCTTTTTTCGTAGCTTTTTTGCGctcagcctcttcttcgGGAGCTAATATACTTTGAGCTACCACCAAAGTATAACAGGTAAAATGCTTACAAAGCTTTTCCTCAGTAAGACTAGGGTCGTCGTGAACTTTAAGATAAATCTCAATAGCGCCTATGGCACCTCTAGAATAATCAATGTGTGACCTCAATTGATCCTCATACTTCAAAAGCCTATCCATACATCAGCTAACTTACTCTTTAGCGCACAGCCTTAGGCTTACTTGACGTATGAAGAAAGAGTCATCCTTCTTAGACAATAGCTATGAAAATCGTATTGATCATCCTCCAAATCCTGGAAAACCTTGATAACTGTGCTGAATCTTTTGATTGCCATGCCGAGATTTGGCTTGGGCGctgaaggaggaagataAGAATGAGCAGattgaaggagaaaagagctAGATTGAAGATCTGTCAGATCTTGGACCGGGCTAATGCCTTTCTTGGTAAATAAGCCAAAGAGTTCTTCCGCGCGCGCAGTTTCGCCGGCTTTAAGCCAATACTTTGCGGCCTTGACGTTCAAAAACCTATCTTGGCCATCCAATTTTCTagctttttcaatctcGTATGCCGCACCTGTATAATCACCTGCTCGCTTCATAATCATAGCTTTTGCCATGTACAACTCAGGCAGAGTAGGAGTGTGAAAGATGGCGGTATCCAAGAGTGTAATAGAACGAGAATAGGAGGGAGAAGGGTTGAGAGGATGGGAAAGGTGAAGAGCCAAAAAGTAATACGCCCACAGAAGGACAGTAGGCGGAGCTATGGTATCGTCTTTTGCCAATGTAGCGTCTTTCTCCAATCTAGCTACGAGATCTTCAACGATATTGCCGACGATCCTCATTTTTTCCTGATCAACGTAGACTGATTTGATGTCCACAAAAAGGGAAGGAACTCCTCTTTCTAAGCCTTTGATAATATATGCCGAGGCAAGC encodes:
- a CDS encoding cytoplasmic tRNA 2-thiolation protein 1, giving the protein MPPTSCSLCHSARALVKRPKTGQQVCKDCFFEVFETEVHNTIIEDEGIFRRGERVAIGASGGKDSTVLAHVLSVLNKRYDYGLDLFLLSIDEGIAGYRDDSLETVKQNQKEYGLPLKILSYNELYGWTMDRIVAQIGKKNNCTFCGVFRRQALDRGAAQLGVDHIVTGHNADDIAETVLMNIMRGDIARLARCTAVTTQSEDTIKRSKPFKYAYEKEIVMYAYFKKLTYFSTECIYSPDAYRGHARVFLKDLEAVRPSAIVDVIHSGESFVLEQSVQRGMKAMQTCLRCGYISSNDLCKACALLEGLESGQSKSALKQTQVGGMVAPDGQRMIPKYKRNASHPDIPAGEVIESIERAVKTIEIV